The Desulfovibrio sp. genome segment CAGCGAGTTGTTCCGCTAAATCGCACTTGGAGGCTGGAGTTCCGCCATGTCGGAATCAGAAAGCGAGCGCAAACGCATTGGCGCCCAGTTGGCGGCGAGGCGCAAGGAGAAGAAATGGACGGTCAAGGACGTTGCGGCGCGCACTGGGCGGCAGCCGTCCCGTGTGACCGAGATGGAAAAGGGCCGGACGAACAGTACCCTGGACGCGCTGATCCAGGTCGGCGAAGTAATGGGGCTGCGCCTGCTGTACGTCCCCGAGGATCGCATGGCTGACGTCCTGATGTTGCTGGGGCAGCGCACTCCGACTTTGTCGCATGCGACCATGCCGCGCAGCGTCTTCGACGAAGTGTTTATCCCGGATCCGGAGGATGGCGACGATGAAGCGCCTGATCATTGAGCGTGCGGCGGTCCTCGGCATCTACCTAGCCCCGACGCCTGACGAAGAGGTCCGTGTCGGCTCGCTGGTGCGCGACGCCGGGGGCACCATCACATTCACAGCGGACGACAATTACCTCGCCCTGGGGCCGGCACGTCCCGTCCTGAGCATGGCCTGGCGCGGCGCTGACGAGGACGACACGATCCGCCGCCTGGTGGCGCGCGAGGACAAGGTCATGCGCAACGGCCTGCTGCCGCCCTACTTCTCGGGCCTCCTGCCCGAGGGCGCGCTGCGCGATCTGGTCGAGGCCGAGTTCGGCACGGGCGCCTTTGACGACTTCGACGTCCTGGCACGCTTGGGCGGCGACCTGCCGGGCGCCGGCGTGGCGCGCCTTGAGGCCGGGCAAGCTGGCGGGCCGCAGGTTGCGGCCGGAAAGGGAGCAAGGAAAACGCTCCCGGTTCCACCCGGTGGCGTAAAGTTCTCCCTGGCTGGAATCCAGTTGAAATTCACCGTCGTGGCGACCGACCGTGGCGTGACGGCGCCGGGGCGTGACCAGCACGGCGACATCATTCTCAAGCTGCCATCAGAACGGCATCCGGCGCTGGTGGAAGCGGAGCATGCCGGGCTGGCACTGGCGCGCGTCGTCGGTATCCGTGCCGCCGAGGCATTTCCGGTCGATATCGCCAATATCCAGGGCATCCCAGCCGAATATTTGCAGGGCGGGACGCGCGCTCTGGCGGTCCGTCGGTTCGATCGCGCACCCGGCGGACGCCGTATCCACACCGAGGACTACGCTCAGATCCTGGGCGCCATCGGCGACCGCAAATACACGATGGCCAACGAGGAAACGGTTTACAACATGGCGCGCCGCTTCACGGGCGACTGGAGCGGTATGCTTCTCGAAGCCGTCCGGCGCACGGTGGCCAACATCATGATCGGTAACGGCGATGCCCATCTCAAGAACTGGTCACTCATCCATCCCGCAGGCGGC includes the following:
- a CDS encoding helix-turn-helix domain-containing protein, with amino-acid sequence MSESESERKRIGAQLAARRKEKKWTVKDVAARTGRQPSRVTEMEKGRTNSTLDALIQVGEVMGLRLLYVPEDRMADVLMLLGQRTPTLSHATMPRSVFDEVFIPDPEDGDDEAPDH
- a CDS encoding HipA domain-containing protein, coding for MKRLIIERAAVLGIYLAPTPDEEVRVGSLVRDAGGTITFTADDNYLALGPARPVLSMAWRGADEDDTIRRLVAREDKVMRNGLLPPYFSGLLPEGALRDLVEAEFGTGAFDDFDVLARLGGDLPGAGVARLEAGQAGGPQVAAGKGARKTLPVPPGGVKFSLAGIQLKFTVVATDRGVTAPGRDQHGDIILKLPSERHPALVEAEHAGLALARVVGIRAAEAFPVDIANIQGIPAEYLQGGTRALAVRRFDRAPGGRRIHTEDYAQILGAIGDRKYTMANEETVYNMARRFTGDWSGMLLEAVRRTVANIMIGNGDAHLKNWSLIHPAGGQPELTPAYDIVPTFLYGDRTMALAFGGTKDAARITLRRFERAAGLVKVSPDLLAREAKKTVEAALDLWPAAMRDLPLPQEMQDRIVARWRDLSLVQEVRPIIVPGAGRRPTSL